In Halichondria panicea chromosome 9, odHalPani1.1, whole genome shotgun sequence, a genomic segment contains:
- the LOC135341588 gene encoding histone H2A, with the protein MSGRGKGGKARAKAKTRSARAGLQFPVGRVHRLLRNGNYAERIGAGAPVYLAAVMEYLAAEILELAGNAARDNKKQRINPRHLQLAIRNDEELNKLLSGVTIAQGGVLPNIQAVLLPKKSSKSSD; encoded by the coding sequence ATGTCTGGACGTGGAAAGGGAGGCAAAGCTCGTGCCAAGGCCAAGACAAGATCTGCTCGTGCAGGACTTCAGTTCCCAGTTGGGCGTGTCCACCGTCTTCTTCGCAATGGAAACTATGCTGAGCGCATCGGAGCTGGTGCCCCTGTCTACCTTGCAGCTGTGATGGAGTACCTCGCTGCTGAGATCCTTGAGCTGGCTGGCAATGCTGCTCGTGACAACAAGAAGCAGAGAATCAATCCTCGTCATCTTCAACTTGCCATCAGGAATGATGAAGAGCTGAACAAGCTTCTTTCTGGTGTGACCATTGCTCAGGGTGGTGTCCTGCCAAACATCCAAGCTGTCCTTCTCCCCAAGAAGAGCTCCAAGTCTTCTGACTAA